A section of the Venturia canescens isolate UGA chromosome 11, ASM1945775v1, whole genome shotgun sequence genome encodes:
- the LOC122418191 gene encoding uncharacterized protein: MVGQTIITGIELNQTTRTSVTFTGSVKNDGTCYRASYADPYGSWNNVVVQGTVKISLRNYMAQVSLESNRIYLRPGTICALLGTNCQDGDGENTFWDSRPRDNCKFYRYGILYNGIANKIRDVDSDVSRSLYSVTTTDVTFALTSRETHNICGYKVVSTEHPKLFVFETIPETSFAVHGKVSVANLDIFAYVKSKFLYVERHIRQQMKSLYHDILNQQCDRERQILQNSLAIESQALDEFAFRLMKKPGYMALVAAKLYIL; the protein is encoded by the coding sequence ATGGTAGGACAAACGATTATAACTGGGATAGAACTCAATCAAACAACGAGGACCAGCGTAACTTTTACTGGCTCCGTGAAAAACGACGGTACATGCTATAGGGCATCGTATGCTGACCCTTATGGATCTTGGAATAACGTGGTTGTACAGGGTACTGTAAAAATCTCATTGCGGAACTATATGGCTCAAGTCAGTTTGGAATCGAACCGAATCTACTTACGGCCCGGAACCATATGTGCACTGCTCGGAACAAATTGCCAGGATGGTGACGGTGAGAACACATTTTGGGATTCGCGACCGCGCGACAATTGCAAATTTTATCGCTATGGAATTCTTTACAATGGCATTGCAAACAAAATACGAGATGTCGATTCGGACGTATCGCGTAGTCTGTACTCCGTAACAACAACGGATGTAACTTTCGCACTGACGAGTAGAGAAACGCATAACATCTGCGGTTATAAAGTTGTAAGCACCGAACATCCCAAGCTGTTTGTATTTGAAACGATACCGGAAACCTCGTTTGCTGTTCATGGAAAAGTTTCGGTAGCAAATTTAGACATATTTGCGTACgtcaaatcgaaatttttatacgtAGAAAGACATATCAGGCAACAAATGAAGTCATTGTACCATGATATTTTGAATCAACAATGTGATAGAGAACGACAGATTTTACAAAACAGTTTAGCTATCGAGAGTCAAGCTCTAGACGAATTTGCATTTCGACTTATGAAAAAACCAGGCTATATGGCGCTTGTGGCCGCGAAGTTGTACATATTGTAA